Below is a genomic region from Bacillus mycoides.
AGTGGGAAGATTGAAGTTTTATTTGTTGATGAAAAATATCGAAGAAACGGATTCGGTTTGAAATTAATGAATAGTGCAGTGGAATGGTTTAAAGAAAAGCAAGTAGATGACATTGAATTAATAGTAGTGTACGGAAATGAAGCTGTATCGTTTTATCAAAAGCTGGGATTTTATCCACGTTCAATTATTATGACAACTAAATCATAAAGATATTATGAGAATATATCTTTTAAATGAGTGGAAGTTTTTATTTCGAAAAAATTGATTTGTATGTTAAAAAATTAAAATATATGTGCTTTTTATTATGAAAATTTTTTTGGATTTGAAGGGAGTTATGCAAAAGTAACAGAAGGTGTGAAAAATGATTTAACAATAAACTCAAAAGAGTTTCTGTACCAAATGAAGTCTTTAGCAAAAAATAGTGAAGGTATACCAAGTGATTATTTTGAACAATATTATAAAGAAATAAAAAACACGAAACTAAAAGACATACCAATATACGGAGTAGTCGTAACTGGAAAAACAGAGGATTTACAAGGTTTACAAGGAGCGCTATATATTAAAGCGGCTGTTAGAGGTGTAACAGTGGAGAAATATTAATTACAGTTAATTAATGTGAATAATCAGAAAATTTATGTTATAATATGGGAAAAGGAGGTTTATATGAGGCAAATACATGGAGCAATTTATATTTACATAACAATGTTTTTCGTGGCGATATCCTATGGATTAGGGCACGTGTATTCGCATCCTATACTAACTTTTTTAAGCGGAGCATGTATGGCGTTTGCGCTTCTTGTGCACCTTTTCTCAGTATGGATCGTGAAATTTCAAATAAATATTAGTGAGATAGAAGAAGGCACTTTTTAAAGGGCCTTCTTTAATAAAAAGGTAGCGATCACGCTACCTTTTTTCTTATTTCACAAATTGTAATTCTTTCGGGAACTTCGTTAAGATTTCTGATCCGTCTTTTGTGATGTAAATATCATCTTCAATACGAACGCCGCCTACGTTTGGTACGTAAATACCTGGCTCGATTGTGAAGACCATACCTTCTTTTAATAGAGACTCATTGCCTTCTTTTACATCTGGATATTCGTGTACGCTAATTCCAAGTCCGTGACCAAGTCGGTGTGGGAAGAAGTCTCCATAACCTGCATCTGCGATAACAGAGCGAGCGGCGTTGTCAATTGCACCAAATGTAACGCCTGGTTTACATGCTTCAACTGCTTGTAGTTGTCCAGCAAGTACAGTGTTGTAAATGCGAGTTTGTTCTTCAGAAAGTTCACCAAATGCTACTGTACGCGTAATGTCAGAGCAATAACCTTCAATGATTACACCTAAATCAAATAGTACGAAATCGCCGCGTTTCATTTTGTTTGCACCTGGAATACCGTGTGGAAGAGCAGAGTTCGCACCTGCTAATACCATCGTGTCAAATGACATTTTATGTATGCCTTTTGTTTTTAATTCGTGTTCAATGATTGCTAATACTTCTAGCTCACTACGATTTTCTTTAATTGCATTTACACCAACTTCAACAGCATAATCTGCCATTTTAGCCGCTTCACGCAAAATAGAAAGTTCTTTTTCATCTTTAATTAAGCGAAGTTCGCGAACTTTCTCTTCAGCTGATTTGAAAGCTGCATTTGGGAATAACTTTGTTAATTCTTCGTAACGTTCTACGTTTAAATGTTCTTTTTCAATTGCAACTGCATTTGCATCAATACCACGATCTTTAATTGCTTTTGCAATCATATCCCATGGTCTGTCCGTATCAGTAAATCCGATAATCTCATGTGCCCAGCCAGCGTTACGTGCTTGGCCTTCTTCCATTTTAGGACAAATTAAAATAGGCTCTTTTTCTTGGAATACAAACATACCAAGTAGTCTTTCATGTGGTTCACAGTGGAAGTTTGTCATGTAGAAGACGTTCGGTGTAGAAGTTAAGAACGCAGCTTCTACGTTTTTTTCTTTTAGCCATTGCATTAAATTTTCTAATCTAGCATTCATCGATTGGCACCCCCGAGATATTTAATTACAAATATAACTTTACATCGGAGGAAAGTGTTATGACAAGTAAATAGATGTTAGAAAAGACAGGGAATTAAGAAATCATGTAGAATAAAAAGTGTGAATGTGAATAGGGGAGGAATGTAATGATGAAAGTATCTTATCACGGGCATTCAGTTGTAAAGATTGAAACGGATGGCAAAGTTATTTTAATTGACCCATTTTTAACAGGAAATCCGACAACAGATTTAAAAGCTGAAGATGTAAAAGTGGATGCAATTCTTTTATCTCACGGTCATGGTGATCATGTTGGAGATACAGTAGAGCTTGCGAAGAAAAATAATGCAGTTGTTGTAGCACCATTTGAACTGGCGACATTTTTAAGTTGGCAAGGTGTAAATACACATCCAATGCATATTGGAGGTTCTCATGAATTTGACTTCGGAAAAGTGAAGTTTACACAAGCATTCCACGGTTCTAGTTATATTGACGAAGAAAATAAGACGATTACATATACAGGTATGCCAGCGGGTATTTTGTTTACAGCAGAGGAGAAAACGGTATATCATGCAGGAGATACTGCTTTATTCTCTGATATGAAGTTAATTGGAGAACTGAATAATATTGATTTAGCATTTTTACCAATTGGCGATAATTTCACAATGGGGCCAGAAGATGCTGTGTTAGCAGCAAAATGGATAGAGGCGAAAACAGTTGTACCGATGCATTACAATACGTTCCCAGTTATTGAACAAGATCCATATCAATTTGTAGGAAAGCTACAAAATTGTACAGGGAAAGTATTAGAAGCTGGAGAAAGTATTACACTATAAAAAAGAAACCCTTCATTTGAAATGACAAGTGAAGGGTTTTTTATGTGTGTAGTACAGTTTTTAAAGCCTGTATTTGTTTAGCTGATTCTTCTCGTTTTGTACGTGGCTGTTCAGGTGTTTCATTCAATTCCATCGCAACTTTTTTCCCATCTACGAAAGCTAAAAACACAGCACCTATAACCTCTAAAAACTTTTTCATAATGTATTCGCTCCTTTGTTTCATTTCTTGTCTTAATTGTATATTGAAGCGTGTGGACAAACTATCGAACGAGATGACAATACCATTACATTGTTGTAATAGAATGACTGGTGTAATGTAAGGAGCATTTTGTTATAAAAAAAATAGTACAGACATACAAAGAGAGAGTGTAACAGTTTTGGAAATATAGTATACTGAAAATACAACACATGAAGAATTTAGGGAAAAGAAAGTATGGTGAAACCATTTGGCTACCAAACATAATCAAATTTTAGAACATATTAATAGCCTGCCAGTAGGGCATAAAATTTCTGTGCGGCAAATTGCGAAAGATTTAAGTGTAAGTGAAGGGACCGCTTACCGTGCAATTAAAGACGCAGAAAATAAAGGATATGTTAGTACAATTGAACGTGTCGGAACAATTCGAATTGAACAAAAGAAGAAAGAGAATATCGAAAAACTGACATATGCAGAAGTCGTTAACATTGTCGATGGTCAAGTACTTGGAGGCAGAGAAGGACTACATAAAACATTAAATAAATTCGTAATTGGGGCTATGAAATTAGAAGCGATGATGCGCTATACAGAAGCAGGGAATTTACTTATCATCGGTAACCGTACGAACGCACATCAATTAGCATTAGAAACAGGGGCTGCTGTATTAATTACAGGTGGATTTGATACAGAAGAGCATGTGAAAAAGTTAGCAGATGAATTGAAATTGCCAATTATTTCAAGTAGTTATGATACATTTACGGTCGCAACGTTAATTAACCGTGCAATTTATGATCAACTTATTAAGAAAGAAATTGTACTAGTTGAAGATATTTTAACACCAATTGAAGAAACACTATATTTAAAGCCTAGTGACATAGTGCAGAAATGGCATGAGTACAATGAAGAGACGATGCATGGACGTTATCCAATTGTGGATGAAAATAAAAAGGTGTTAGGTATCGTAACTTCGAAAGATATGATTGGTGTTGCGAAAGAAACACCGATTGATAAAGTTATGACGAAACACCCTATTACGGTAAACGGAAAAATGTCTGTCGCAGCTGCAGCACGTATGATGGTGTGGGAAGGTATTGAATTACTTCCTGTTGTGGAGGATGGAAATAAATTGCAAGGTATCATTAGTCGTCAAGATGTACTTCAGGCCTTGCAGATGATTCAGCGTCAACCACAAGTTGGTGAAACGATTGATGACATTGTAACGAATCAATTTATGACGCCGAAAGAAGCAAAAAATGAGCATTTATATCAATTTTCAGTGACACCACAAATGACGAATTCAATCGGGACGTTATCTTACGGTGTATTCACAACAATTGTGACAGAAGCAACAAACCGCGTCATTCGTGCGCAGAAGAAGAGCGATTCAATTGTTGAGAACTTAACAATTTATTTCGTAAAACCGGTTCAAATTGATAATGTTGTATCGGTTCATCCGAAAGTATTAGAAATTGGCCGTAAATTTGGTAAGGTTGATGTAGAAGTACATCATGAAGGTAATGTTGTCGGGAAAGCATTACTTATGGTGCAGTTAATCGATAAATAAAAAGGTGGAACAAATCGCTTTGGTTTGTTCCATCTTTTTTGTTTTATTGGGTTTTGAAGCTGTTGCTAAAGATGTGGAGGAGTTTTAGCTGGAAATATATATATAAGGAGAGATGATTGTATAATTAGAAAAAACAGAATATTAATCCATTTAGAGTGTATACTATGATATAATTAGATTGTAAGATAATGGATGACGGAAGGGGGATGCAATATGTCATCAGAATTACTCTTTTTTGGTGGTATCGCACTCTTTTATTTCCTTGTGATGATACCAATTCAATACTTATACTTACAAGGATTAAATGAAAAAAAGAAACGAACAGGATTATCTCAGCAAGAACTATACAAACAGATGTCTTTTGGAGAAGAACAATTACATTTTCACGTGCAAGGTAATCCCTTTAATATACCATCTGCGTTTGTTGCATATATGATTTTGAAAGTGAAGGGACGTAAAAAAGCATCACAATGTTGATGCTTTTTTTACGTTGTTTTATAAGATTCGGCTTCTTTGACTGCTAATGGTAGAAAGTGTTTATATTGGCGGAATCCATTAAATGTACTCGCGCTGCCAAGTAACATAAACAAAACACCAACGATAATGCGTGCAGTTGAAAGTTCTAAAAAGAATTGGTTTATCCCAAAGAATAGGACGAATAAGCCGAGTGCCATTGCGGATTTTCCAGAGAGCCAACCTTTCTCCATTGGACGGTTTGTACGAAAGAATTTTGTTTTATAGAAGAGGTACAACACAAATGAGATGATAATACAAAAGACGAATACTGGCATAATACACGCTCCCATCGATTGGTATAAAAATAACAATTTAGAAAAAAGAAAAATCTAAACTTTCTAACTTTTATTATAAAGCAATTGTTCGCATGTATGAAATGTTTTCCGTTATAATGGGGGATAAAGTGAAACTTTAATTAGTGTGGGGAGATCCCACGTGCTAATTATTAGCCCTCACCAATCGGGCTTTTACGTGCATCCAGGCTCCAAATTAATTTTGCCCCATT
It encodes:
- the pepQ gene encoding Xaa-Pro dipeptidase; the protein is MNARLENLMQWLKEKNVEAAFLTSTPNVFYMTNFHCEPHERLLGMFVFQEKEPILICPKMEEGQARNAGWAHEIIGFTDTDRPWDMIAKAIKDRGIDANAVAIEKEHLNVERYEELTKLFPNAAFKSAEEKVRELRLIKDEKELSILREAAKMADYAVEVGVNAIKENRSELEVLAIIEHELKTKGIHKMSFDTMVLAGANSALPHGIPGANKMKRGDFVLFDLGVIIEGYCSDITRTVAFGELSEEQTRIYNTVLAGQLQAVEACKPGVTFGAIDNAARSVIADAGYGDFFPHRLGHGLGISVHEYPDVKEGNESLLKEGMVFTIEPGIYVPNVGGVRIEDDIYITKDGSEILTKFPKELQFVK
- a CDS encoding metal-dependent hydrolase, with amino-acid sequence MKVSYHGHSVVKIETDGKVILIDPFLTGNPTTDLKAEDVKVDAILLSHGHGDHVGDTVELAKKNNAVVVAPFELATFLSWQGVNTHPMHIGGSHEFDFGKVKFTQAFHGSSYIDEENKTITYTGMPAGILFTAEEKTVYHAGDTALFSDMKLIGELNNIDLAFLPIGDNFTMGPEDAVLAAKWIEAKTVVPMHYNTFPVIEQDPYQFVGKLQNCTGKVLEAGESITL
- a CDS encoding DRTGG domain-containing protein, which codes for MATKHNQILEHINSLPVGHKISVRQIAKDLSVSEGTAYRAIKDAENKGYVSTIERVGTIRIEQKKKENIEKLTYAEVVNIVDGQVLGGREGLHKTLNKFVIGAMKLEAMMRYTEAGNLLIIGNRTNAHQLALETGAAVLITGGFDTEEHVKKLADELKLPIISSSYDTFTVATLINRAIYDQLIKKEIVLVEDILTPIEETLYLKPSDIVQKWHEYNEETMHGRYPIVDENKKVLGIVTSKDMIGVAKETPIDKVMTKHPITVNGKMSVAAAARMMVWEGIELLPVVEDGNKLQGIISRQDVLQALQMIQRQPQVGETIDDIVTNQFMTPKEAKNEHLYQFSVTPQMTNSIGTLSYGVFTTIVTEATNRVIRAQKKSDSIVENLTIYFVKPVQIDNVVSVHPKVLEIGRKFGKVDVEVHHEGNVVGKALLMVQLIDK
- a CDS encoding DUF3949 domain-containing protein: MSSELLFFGGIALFYFLVMIPIQYLYLQGLNEKKKRTGLSQQELYKQMSFGEEQLHFHVQGNPFNIPSAFVAYMILKVKGRKKASQC
- a CDS encoding YtpI family protein — protein: MPVFVFCIIISFVLYLFYKTKFFRTNRPMEKGWLSGKSAMALGLFVLFFGINQFFLELSTARIIVGVLFMLLGSASTFNGFRQYKHFLPLAVKEAESYKTT